Within the Flavobacteriales bacterium genome, the region GTTTACAGCAATAAGGAACCTTGCTGGCCACTAATTTTTTCACACACCGGATAAACTGAAAGGTGGGAAAGTAGCGGTCCGATGCTTTCCAATAACGAACAACCATTAGCCAATAACGAAAAAAGAGCGACCATCAGGCCGCTCTTTTTTCATCAGATGTTTCGGAGGATCCGATCAATGCGATACCACCACACGTGTGGTACCTGTTGCGCCGCCGGATGTCAGTCGCAACATATAAATACCTTCGGCCAGGTTGCCGGTTTCAATGGAGAAATCACTGTTGGCCCGAACGGCTTCGTTGCGGTACACAACAGCACCCACCGCGTTCATCAGCGTCAGTTCAACCCGGTTGCCGGGTACTTGTCCGAGATGCACGTTCAAACGGTCCTGTGCCGGATTGGGATAGATGCTGATCTCATCGCTGAGTTCATTCAGTCCGTTGGTAGATGTGCAACCTTTCTGACGCACCGACCAATCATAGAAGTAATAGTAGTAGGAAGTTTCACTGCCCACTACGTTGGTCTTGGTGATGTCCACCAGGCTGGTGGCGCCGTCGGAAATGTTGTATGGGAAACTCGGGCCTGAATTGTTCCGGTAGCAATCCGAGGTTCCTGTAAACTTGATGAAGTAGTTGGTTCCTGCGGGAATGGCAAAGCCGAGCGTGACACGTCCCTGTCCTGCGGTAATGCTCACGTCCTTGGTGATCAGTGTCGTACCGGTTACGGTTCCGTCGCTGGTGTTGGCCGTTGCATTGGAAAGTACTTCGATGGTGCGTGTGCCGCTGGTGTTGGCATCCACCCAAACCGATTCGAGCACGATGTCTTTCTTCACATCGAAGAACAGTCCCCTCAGGTCGTTGGTGCTGAAGTAGCCACCACCGCCGAATGTGCCGTCAACCGGACCGCCTTTCACGGAAGCATACGGATTGCCATTGCCCACGGTGATGTATGCCGTTTTGGTTTTGGTATCGTTGCCGTAACTGTTGGTGGCTGTCAGCTTCACGGTGTAGTTGCCGGCAGAGCTATACGTGTGCGTCGGATTTTGCTGGGTGGAAGAGCCACCGTCGCCGAAATCCCACGACCACTGGGTGGGATTGTTGGCGGACATGTCGGTGAATTTCACGGTCAGTGATCCGCAACCGTCGGTGATATCTGCAACAAAGTCGGTCGCCGGTGGGGTGCTGGTTACACACTGGCCGTTGTCGAGGCAATTTCTGCTGCCTTTGTGGTTGGCGATGGACGACGTGGAAGTGGAACCCCAGGTTGTATTGGTCCCTGTCAGCGATGGGTACATAATGTACGTGTTGCTGCTGTTGTCATGATCGCAGGACCAGTTGTGACCCATTTCGTGGGTTTCATCCACGGCATGGTACGACAGGTTGTTGGCCCAGCCTGAGTAGTATTCCATCACACCGTAGCGTTGGCTGGTGCAAACAGTACCTACCCATGCCAGTCCGATCACACCGCTGTTGTCGAAGTCGCGGGTGGAGTAGAGGGTGCCCTGGTCATGCGTCACGCCAAAACCGTTGGGTCCCCAGCTGGTGAAGTTGTCGAGCAGGGTTTGGGATGCGACACTGCTGCCCCATGTATTGGCATTGGTGGCTTCGGAATACACCTTCACGACTTTATAATCGATCTGGTGCTGATCATAAAATCCGTCTACATAGTTGAAAATATCCAGCAAGCGGGTTTCACCGGCACTCACGCCACCGGCTTTGGTCACAAATCCATAGTCTTCGGCCAGACCGATTTCCACGCATTGGTAGGCTGCGGTTTTTCTGGCGCCTGACAGATGGGTCACCGTCAGCGGAGATGTTGCTTCCGGGTTGGCTGGAAGTGCATCCGGAGTTTGTTCCTGCTGCATCTGGTGCTGAACGTCGCGCAGGATGTTGTCACCGCTGCTTCCGGCGGTGGCATGGCCGCCGCATGAAACACCGAAGTCGACCAGGTCGGTCATTTTGTAAACCACCAGGTTGTTGTCGGCTTGTTTGTTGGCACTGGCCTCAAACACCGATACCGACTGCAGGCTGTATGCTACATGGTCTACGTTCACCATGCCTTCCACGTGGTCGGGGCGGATGTTGATGCGTACCCAGTTGTCGGGGTTGCCATTCACATACCCGGCATAGGTGCTGGTAGGAACGGGGGCGACTTCAATAAGTCCGTGGTCTGTCATCACACTGTGCGTGTAATTGGGCGAGCGGAGTTCGTTTTTCCAGATGGTGAATGCCCATTCTTTCTGTCCCATATTGAGGGTGAACTCCTTGGTGTTTTCGGCTTCCAGCACATGCTTGAAAAATGCCTGTGCATCGATGCTGTACACCTGGTAGGCGTGTGCCTGGCGACTGATCTCCGGGTACTGGGCGGTACGCTCCACGGCATTGTGAGCCTGTGAATCGAAAACCAGCGACCCGTTGAATTCCTTTCTCTGTGCAAAAACGGATGTACACAGGAACACGGCTACGGTCATGGTAGAGAGTAGCTTTCTTCTCATAGTATTAGGGTTTTTTGTTAAAAGCGAACCGCCCATCCAGCAAAGGTCATGCGCAATCAATTGAGGGACTTTCCCGGTCAGGATAAACGGATCAAATACAAATAGCGAACTGCAACTGTAACACAAAGTATAAAGTTCGATGTAAGAAGTCAAGACATAACAGGACACGGATCACAGGTGCTGGTAGATGGCTTACTAAGTTGACTTTTTGACATCAAAATATTTTTAGCAAGCCATATGGGTATACGGGTCATGCCCCCCGGTGGAGGCGTGAATAAAGGTTCCGCAAACACCGCCGGATTGCAGGTATTCGCTTGATCAATCCGACCGGCATTCATACCTGGCGAAATAAAAGGGGTTAGCGGGAATCGTTGTCATCTAACTGTGATTCTCAGTTGGGAGGGTGCCATGAATAAATTGAAATTGTTTGAAGTGGAGTTTGCAAACGGGTGCGTGGATACATCTGGATTTGATTTCAATGCGCTTCATATGGGGTAGGGCAGGTGAGATGCCGGGAAGTGAAAATGAAAAACCCCGGGCTTTGGTGGCTCCGGGGTTTTTCGCATCGGTTGGTACGTGCATCACATAATTGAGGAAGGAATTGAAGTCAGTCTCTGAACCCTGACTTCATATATAAGACGCCTACCTTTTTTAAAAGTTGCACAACCCGCAAAAAAAATCGGAAATAAATGAAGTCTGAGGTGAAAACACAGATGGGAAAAATTGCGCGGGAACAAATTTTACTGCCCCGACAGGACAGCAGAGCCATCAACCAGTAACCAACTACTGGTAAGCCGGACAGTTCTTCTTCTTGTCCTTTCCACCGCCGCCACCGAGGCCGTTGCTGCCCCGCCCGCAAGGGCTCCACCCGATGACAAACTCATGGGTGTTGGAACTGACATTCTGAATGTCGGAGAGGGTGTAGTCAAAGGAATATCCCACAAAGAAAGAATAACTGAGTCGCAACCTCAGCATGGCGGCCACTGCATCCTGGTAGCGGTAGGATACGCCGATACCGATCGGTTCCGACAGGTCGGCAAACAGATTGAGGTCAACCGCCAACGGACCGGAAGGGGCATATTTGATCATGGCGGAAGGCGTGTACATGATCCCTGATTTGGAAACGAAGCGCTTACCGCCTGTGAGGTAAATGTGTCTTGACAGGTCGCTTTCGGGACCATGGGCTTTGAGCTTGTTGCCCAATGAATGTTTCAGAGACATGCCGATGTAGCTGTTCGGAGATGTGTACCAGATGCCTGGCATCAGTTCCGGTATTACCAGCGAACTGTTGTCTCCATCCAGCGCAGCATCCTGCACAGGGGTGATGATTTCGGAGCCACGGAAAGCATAGTTCTGCAGTCCGGCAAAAATTCCCAGAGACAACCACGATTCATCTTGTACACGAACATGATAGGCATAAGCGAAGTTCAGATACAGTTGGCGGACGGGGCCGATGCGGTCGCTGTTCAGGTACACGCCGGCACCGTGTTTACCGTTATGACCGCTTCTGATCTTCAGCGGGCCATGCGCGCTGAACCAAAAGGTTTTCGGGGCGCCGTCGAATCCTACCCATTGGGTGCGGTAACCGGCTTTGAAGTCCCAGCACGGAAAGCTTCCCGCAACCGCAGGGTTCAAACCGAACTGGTTAAACATGTACTGGGTATACTGCGGCGCCTGCTGTGCATGTGCACCCAACCCGATCAGCATCAAAACTGCAATATGGAACCTGACGACCCTCATTATCTGACGATGGTTACACTTCCGTGTTTTTCAATCTTCACATCATTCCATGCCACACCTTCAAGGATGTAGAAATAGGTGGCTTCCGGCAAAGGGGCGCCATGGTTCATGCCATCCCATCCGTTGTTATTATCGTAATCCTCGGTATAGAAAACTTTTTGTCCCCACCGGGAGAACACCTGGAGTTTGTAGGATTTCAGGATCTCAATGCCGGAAACCGTCCACGTATCGTTGGTGCCGTCACTGTTCGGGGTAAAGCCGTTGAATACATAGATCAGATCTTCCGGATGGTCACATTCAAACGGAACATATGCCTGGGTGCTGTACTTGCAGCCCGCCGAATCCATTACCATCAGCGGGTATTCATCGGTTGGAAGTCCGGTGTACACCGATTGATAGGAGTAGGTATTGCCGCCGTCAAGTGAGAAACGAAAATCACCTACACCGCCGGTGATGTTCTGCACATCGATGGTGAAGCTTCCGAATGCATAACAGGTTTGCGCGACGGATGTAATGGGAACATCGTTGATCATGTGGTCCATCCAAAGATTCACATAGAAAACCTTGAATGTGCATCCGCTTGCGTCCTGCACATCTATGCTGTACGCACCTACCGGTAAGCCTGTGAAGGTCATCGGAAAGGTGGAGGATGTGAGTGTACTGCCGTTCGAAAGAATAGCGGTATAAGGAGGTTCACCGCCCTCGATGGTATCAATGGAGATGGTGCCGTCTGTTTTTCCGCAGTTGACCGGAGAATCGGACACCGATACATGGCTGATGGAACTGTCAATGGGAACATCCACACCCAGCCAACGGTTGCAGCCCGCCTGGTCAATCACATAAATGCCGTACATACCGGCTTCCAGATCGGTGAAAACGCTATCGGCTTGTGCCGGTTTTCCATTCAGGCTGAAGGTATATGGTGCCAGGCCTCCGCTCACATTTACCAGGGTGATGGTACCGTCCTCCTGGTTGCAGGTGGCAGGCGTCGCTTCGCCGGTGGCCTGAATGTCGCTCTTATGAAAGACCACGGATTCGGTGTCCCTTGCCAATGGTACACATCCGCGGGAGGATGTGAGAACCACCGCAAGCGAATCGCCATCGGAGAGATCGGAAGATGAGTAATCCGGATTGGATGAGACCAGTTGCCCGTTCAGGTACCACATAAAGGTTGGCAGCGTGCCGGCGTTGCTGTCCAGCGCCGTTACCGATACCTGTGTGCCCTGGCAGATATTGGCTCCCGGGGTCACCTGAATACTGACCTTCGTTGTACATGTGTCCTGCGCTTTTGCATCGTGACACATGAATAACACACCGGCCAGTACCGGCAGAAGAATTCTATGAAAAATATACTTCGTCAAAGCAAACATGCTAATATACGCCAAAAAAGGCATATTTCGTAATGGATCTTACTTTGTTGTTCACATGTATGTATTGATAACTGCACGGGTGAGGGCATGATAATATTTGTTTACTTTTGGTTCATGTCGCGGATCCGGCGGATAACTTTTGCATGCATCTTCTTCGTAATGGCACTGGGCCATGTCGCCCGTGCGCAACTGCTGGATTACCGTGCATACTCGGTGGATGACGGACTCGCGCAATCCCAGGTGCTCAGCTTGTACCAGGATGACCGAGGCGCGCTCTGGATCGGTACCAACGACGGTGGGGTGAGCCGGTACGACGGCAGAAGCTTCAGGAACTATACAGAAGCGGAAGGACTGGCCGATAACCACGTGTTTTCCATTACCCAGGACGGAAACGGGAACATGGTGTTCGGAACCTTGAACGGACTCAGCATTTTCAATGGAAAGACTTTTTCCAACTATACCACCGAAAATGGGCTCGTAAGTGAACGTATATATAAGGTCTTGCGCGCCCACGACGGCAAGATCTGGATCGGAACCTCGAAAGGTGTTTCCATATGGGATGGAACGGAGTTCACACCCTTCTTCGGAAATGATTCCATTGCGAACGGTCTTGTATTCTCTCTCTTTGAAGACAGCAACCACCACATGTGGGTGGGGTCATTCACCGCCGGTGCCCTGCGCGTGGTGGATAACCAACTGAAGCTTTTCGGAAAGAAAAACGGTCTGCGCGATCAACGCATCCGCTCCGTTGCGGAAGATGCTTCCGGCAGTATCTGGCTCGGAACAGGGAACGGTCTCTATAAACTCACCGAAGACATCGTGGAAGAGATCCCGGTGGCAGGACTGGAAGGCATGCAGATGGCAGTGAACGCGATGTTCATGGACAACCGCGGACGCATGTGGATCGCTACCTATGCGGGTGGTTTTTGCTGGACCGGAAACGGCTTCCGCCACATAGGTTCCGAATCCGGACTGACATCCGAATCCGTTTGGACCTTCCTGCAAGACAGGGAAGGCATGGTATGGTTCGGTACCAATGGGAAAGGTATTTGCGGACTTCGCAGTGAGCGGTTCACCAATTTTGATATACGCAGCGGCTTGGCAGGGGATGTGGTGTATGCCATACACGCCGATCAGGGTGGCAACATTTGGGTGGGAAGTGAAGACGGAGGACTCAGCCGCATCTCCATGAACAAAACAGGATCATGGGAAATCAAAAACCTGAATGACTTGCCCGATGCACCTGAAGGCGGGGTCAATGCAATCGCTGAAGACAAGGAAGGCCGGTTGTGGCTGGGTTTGAGACGTGCCGGTGTGGCTACCTGGGATGGCAAACGTTTCAAACACCTGAAGTTCGGCGATGAGAACATCGACGGAGCAGATGTGTTCCATATCATGCGCGACCGCTTCAACCGCATGTGGCTCTCAACCTTTTGGGGAGCATGTGTGATCGACAACGGCAAGGCCGACTGGGTACACATTGATTCCAGCCTGATCCCGGAAGATAAAAGACAGGTGTATTGCTCCTTTGAAGACCAGGACGGAAGCATCTGGCTTGCCACCGATAACGGGGTGCTCAGGTACAACCAGAAATCATTTCAGCACTTTACGGCCAAAGCCGGATTTACCGACGGAAGGGTACGCACCATCCTCTCAGATCACGAAGGGAATATATGGTTCGCTACCGATGAAGGGGTATTTCTGCTCAGAAACGGCAACTTCAGTCATTTCAATACCAGCAACGGTTTGTCGTCTGACAAGGTGTACCTCATGCACTTTGACCGAAGAGGATACATGTGGCTGGGTACCACAAAAGGGGTGGATAAATTCAATGTACTGACCTACCTCGCACATGATTCCATCTCTGTCAGGCATTATGGTAAGTCCGAAGGATTGATGGGGGTGGAATGCAATGCCAATGCCGTAGAGGAAACCAAAGGCGGGTACATGTGGTTTGGTACGGTGAAAGGCGTAGCCCGGTATAGTTTCATGGATGATTTTCGCAACACGCGGGAACCCATCACGCGTATCCTCAACCTCCGCCTGAAATCCGAAGACTTCGACTGGAGTCAATATTCCGACAGCATCAATCCCATCACCGGAGTGCCCGTTCGCCTCCGCCTGCCCCACGACATGCGGCACCTGACCTTCGACTACGAGGCCATCAGCCTGCTCGACCCCCAACATGTGAGGTACAGTTACATCCTCGAGGGACTCGACAACGCGTGGAGTGCACCCACGGAAAAGCATGATATCCCCTATCCCTACATTCCTCCCGG harbors:
- a CDS encoding SpoIIE family protein phosphatase; amino-acid sequence: MALGHVARAQLLDYRAYSVDDGLAQSQVLSLYQDDRGALWIGTNDGGVSRYDGRSFRNYTEAEGLADNHVFSITQDGNGNMVFGTLNGLSIFNGKTFSNYTTENGLVSERIYKVLRAHDGKIWIGTSKGVSIWDGTEFTPFFGNDSIANGLVFSLFEDSNHHMWVGSFTAGALRVVDNQLKLFGKKNGLRDQRIRSVAEDASGSIWLGTGNGLYKLTEDIVEEIPVAGLEGMQMAVNAMFMDNRGRMWIATYAGGFCWTGNGFRHIGSESGLTSESVWTFLQDREGMVWFGTNGKGICGLRSERFTNFDIRSGLAGDVVYAIHADQGGNIWVGSEDGGLSRISMNKTGSWEIKNLNDLPDAPEGGVNAIAEDKEGRLWLGLRRAGVATWDGKRFKHLKFGDENIDGADVFHIMRDRFNRMWLSTFWGACVIDNGKADWVHIDSSLIPEDKRQVYCSFEDQDGSIWLATDNGVLRYNQKSFQHFTAKAGFTDGRVRTILSDHEGNIWFATDEGVFLLRNGNFSHFNTSNGLSSDKVYLMHFDRRGYMWLGTTKGVDKFNVLTYLAHDSISVRHYGKSEGLMGVECNANAVEETKGGYMWFGTVKGVARYSFMDDFRNTREPITRILNLRLKSEDFDWSQYSDSINPITGVPVRLRLPHDMRHLTFDYEAISLLDPQHVRYSYILEGLDNAWSAPTEKHDIPYPYIPPGEYRFNVKARNGDGVWNRNPASIGMILIEPPFWLTTWFYVVCTIGLIVFVFLFIKFRERRLQQEKRELENIVAERTREVVEQKEIIEAKNKDITDSINYARRIQEALLPPGNLESQAFSDSFVLFRPKDIVSGDFYWFGTRAGIAHLAAVDCTGHGVPGAFMSMIGHNLLNQIILEQGIAEPGEILTALNRRLKKAFNRSKRENDTRDGMDMALCSIDSKTGQLMFAGAMRPLYMFADNELKEIKGDKQPIGGLTSDDFHFTTHRLDWAEGDAFYIFSDGYADQFGGPSGKKFMSKKLREIITGMQHQTMQEQLKKLVSEFESWKGKEVQVDDVLVMGVRR
- a CDS encoding gliding motility-associated C-terminal domain-containing protein codes for the protein MTKYIFHRILLPVLAGVLFMCHDAKAQDTCTTKVSIQVTPGANICQGTQVSVTALDSNAGTLPTFMWYLNGQLVSSNPDYSSSDLSDGDSLAVVLTSSRGCVPLARDTESVVFHKSDIQATGEATPATCNQEDGTITLVNVSGGLAPYTFSLNGKPAQADSVFTDLEAGMYGIYVIDQAGCNRWLGVDVPIDSSISHVSVSDSPVNCGKTDGTISIDTIEGGEPPYTAILSNGSTLTSSTFPMTFTGLPVGAYSIDVQDASGCTFKVFYVNLWMDHMINDVPITSVAQTCYAFGSFTIDVQNITGGVGDFRFSLDGGNTYSYQSVYTGLPTDEYPLMVMDSAGCKYSTQAYVPFECDHPEDLIYVFNGFTPNSDGTNDTWTVSGIEILKSYKLQVFSRWGQKVFYTEDYDNNNGWDGMNHGAPLPEATYFYILEGVAWNDVKIEKHGSVTIVR
- a CDS encoding PKD domain-containing protein gives rise to the protein MRRKLLSTMTVAVFLCTSVFAQRKEFNGSLVFDSQAHNAVERTAQYPEISRQAHAYQVYSIDAQAFFKHVLEAENTKEFTLNMGQKEWAFTIWKNELRSPNYTHSVMTDHGLIEVAPVPTSTYAGYVNGNPDNWVRINIRPDHVEGMVNVDHVAYSLQSVSVFEASANKQADNNLVVYKMTDLVDFGVSCGGHATAGSSGDNILRDVQHQMQQEQTPDALPANPEATSPLTVTHLSGARKTAAYQCVEIGLAEDYGFVTKAGGVSAGETRLLDIFNYVDGFYDQHQIDYKVVKVYSEATNANTWGSSVASQTLLDNFTSWGPNGFGVTHDQGTLYSTRDFDNSGVIGLAWVGTVCTSQRYGVMEYYSGWANNLSYHAVDETHEMGHNWSCDHDNSSNTYIMYPSLTGTNTTWGSTSTSSIANHKGSRNCLDNGQCVTSTPPATDFVADITDGCGSLTVKFTDMSANNPTQWSWDFGDGGSSTQQNPTHTYSSAGNYTVKLTATNSYGNDTKTKTAYITVGNGNPYASVKGGPVDGTFGGGGYFSTNDLRGLFFDVKKDIVLESVWVDANTSGTRTIEVLSNATANTSDGTVTGTTLITKDVSITAGQGRVTLGFAIPAGTNYFIKFTGTSDCYRNNSGPSFPYNISDGATSLVDITKTNVVGSETSYYYYFYDWSVRQKGCTSTNGLNELSDEISIYPNPAQDRLNVHLGQVPGNRVELTLMNAVGAVVYRNEAVRANSDFSIETGNLAEGIYMLRLTSGGATGTTRVVVSH
- a CDS encoding type IX secretion system membrane protein PorP/SprF, whose product is MRVVRFHIAVLMLIGLGAHAQQAPQYTQYMFNQFGLNPAVAGSFPCWDFKAGYRTQWVGFDGAPKTFWFSAHGPLKIRSGHNGKHGAGVYLNSDRIGPVRQLYLNFAYAYHVRVQDESWLSLGIFAGLQNYAFRGSEIITPVQDAALDGDNSSLVIPELMPGIWYTSPNSYIGMSLKHSLGNKLKAHGPESDLSRHIYLTGGKRFVSKSGIMYTPSAMIKYAPSGPLAVDLNLFADLSEPIGIGVSYRYQDAVAAMLRLRLSYSFFVGYSFDYTLSDIQNVSSNTHEFVIGWSPCGRGSNGLGGGGGKDKKKNCPAYQ